Proteins encoded within one genomic window of Thermodesulfobacteriota bacterium:
- a CDS encoding VacJ family lipoprotein: MRATTRFQTSVLRRLAAGCLALSVMACGASKPLTRTDTQPTRTAASVGVPEDFHGRAEVYDPLEGWNRRVYRFNYYFDKYLFLPVVKTYSALMPDLLEKAVTNVFSNLGDIMNFTNAVLQLKGESATLSLGRLFLNTTLGLGGLWDVASTQGIPKRNEDFGQPLGHYGVPAGPYLVLPVLGPSNLRDGLGLAVDYSLYSVYPPLDPLEYWIEDGGARLAITGVKAVDKRKNIAFRYYESGSPFEYFLVRWLYTEHRNIEIQK; the protein is encoded by the coding sequence GTGCGTGCGACGACCCGCTTCCAGACGTCGGTGCTCAGAAGGCTCGCTGCCGGATGCCTGGCACTGTCGGTGATGGCCTGCGGCGCCTCGAAACCGCTGACGCGCACCGACACCCAGCCCACGCGCACCGCGGCCAGCGTCGGGGTACCGGAGGACTTCCACGGCCGGGCAGAGGTGTACGACCCCCTGGAGGGCTGGAACCGACGCGTGTACCGCTTCAACTACTACTTCGACAAGTACCTGTTCCTGCCGGTGGTGAAGACGTACTCGGCTCTCATGCCCGATCTACTCGAGAAGGCCGTGACCAACGTCTTCTCGAATCTCGGGGACATCATGAACTTCACCAACGCCGTCCTACAGCTCAAAGGAGAGTCGGCGACCCTTTCCTTGGGGCGTCTCTTCCTCAACACGACGCTGGGGCTCGGGGGCCTGTGGGACGTGGCTTCCACACAGGGGATTCCCAAGCGAAACGAAGACTTCGGGCAGCCGCTGGGCCACTATGGGGTACCGGCCGGTCCGTACCTGGTCCTGCCGGTTCTTGGCCCCTCGAACCTTCGGGACGGGCTCGGGCTCGCGGTGGACTACTCGCTCTACTCGGTCTACCCACCCCTCGACCCCCTCGAATACTGGATCGAGGACGGCGGTGCCCGTCTGGCCATCACCGGCGTCAAGGCCGTGGACAAACGCAAGAACATCGCGTTCCGATACTACGAGTCGGGCTCGCCCTTCGAGTACTTCCTGGTGCGCTGGCTCTACACAGAGCATCGAAACATCGAGATCCAGAAATAG
- a CDS encoding alpha/beta hydrolase — protein AGYHVLTIPSPTHPNFLVTASTTMVPGDAEGDARDLYRVMRRAWETLKGRVEVTEFYLTGYSLGGFQSAFVAKLDEQEMAFDFRKVLMINPPLSLFNSVSRLDKMLDDIPGGIDNFDAYFQEMVEGIARYYRKDVFVAFDEDLFYNIFKEMRRERVPPPVEQLPPLVGFAFRISSGNMIFCSDIMTRANLIVPRDLRLSPLDSLNQFAPVVFRTPFLAYFDELFLPYHQRRQAGLTRQRAIDALSLKAIEGYLAGATKIGLVHNADDVIMEPGEVDELARIFGSRAQIYPKGGHCGNMEYPDNVAYMTRFFAQ, from the coding sequence AGGCGGGCTACCACGTCCTCACGATCCCCTCGCCCACCCACCCCAACTTTCTCGTCACGGCGTCCACCACCATGGTGCCCGGCGACGCCGAGGGCGACGCCCGGGACCTCTACCGCGTGATGCGGCGCGCCTGGGAAACGCTCAAGGGAAGGGTGGAAGTCACGGAGTTCTACCTCACGGGCTACAGCCTGGGGGGCTTCCAGTCGGCCTTCGTGGCGAAGCTCGACGAGCAGGAGATGGCCTTCGACTTTCGCAAGGTCCTGATGATCAACCCGCCCCTGAGTCTCTTCAACTCGGTGAGCCGGCTCGACAAGATGCTCGACGACATCCCCGGGGGCATCGACAACTTCGACGCCTACTTCCAGGAGATGGTCGAAGGCATCGCCCGCTACTACCGGAAGGACGTCTTCGTGGCTTTCGACGAGGACCTCTTCTACAACATCTTCAAGGAGATGCGCCGCGAGCGAGTCCCACCCCCCGTGGAACAGTTGCCTCCCCTCGTCGGCTTCGCGTTTCGGATCTCGTCGGGCAACATGATCTTCTGCTCCGACATCATGACGCGCGCCAACCTCATCGTGCCCCGGGACTTGCGGCTTTCGCCCCTGGACTCACTCAACCAGTTCGCCCCGGTGGTGTTTCGCACCCCGTTCCTGGCTTACTTCGACGAGCTCTTCCTGCCCTACCATCAGAGGCGGCAGGCGGGCCTGACCCGTCAGAGGGCAATCGACGCCTTGAGCCTCAAGGCCATCGAGGGATACCTGGCCGGCGCCACGAAGATCGGGCTCGTCCACAACGCCGACGACGTCATCATGGAGCCCGGCGAGGTCGACGAACTGGCCAGGATCTTCGGGAGCCGGGCGCAGATCTACCCCAAGGGAGGCCACTGCGGAAACATGGAATACCCCGACAACGTGGCCTACATGACCCGTTTCTTCGCCCAGTGA